A stretch of Tigriopus californicus strain San Diego chromosome 11, Tcal_SD_v2.1, whole genome shotgun sequence DNA encodes these proteins:
- the LOC131889786 gene encoding speckle targeted PIP5K1A-regulated poly(A) polymerase-like, whose protein sequence is MDCLVLSNIACVACNRSGFADFAQAHQHFLERAHAKRFRKRSEDLKPESHMVYCPDVRGISEGPILAYLSTLGPLASVYFGYRMTPNLSQKQFAFFFVEFKSELDAKATLTVKKHLIEDRHIIVFKKNQDPKPNQNKSENIIIPEMLSKMAAINNPNDQVLLVTQIAELGPELTKGRAEVIETLEKVLKAVALKLEVLAFGSSKSGISLKGGDLDCYIDFDLTDDILKNAGISLQDLQDSISFKNKRLEVEKGKAIPIELEGNLPNILDAKSPNSRELVLMKLSFISRVLHRNRHLFANIKRIFEAQTPIIKFVHVSTGIQCDINCSNRMAYLNTQFIETILGWDPKLRPLLIFLKVWSKESKLIGPRSPRSLTSYALVILVLVYLQREKYLPKVTEFNEACNQHEVVEEWDFGFTRDLSQIKPTPKSIQFVPVLMGFFEFLSTFDYERDFICSRTAEVHPKSELKPNQVVPEPESANQFILFDPFEQTRNICKNVKGPGLAHFKRVCEQAKKYLQARDCLKLDGFFTLENCDYCTKPSADLKQARAISVSMRFSDVNNLTSMIQDGECDSKQTGHYMSKLILRILKDCLLLKSEGFDSESRNPGNRLRAALFVPPDAPTDFELHIQISIDRSDQDEGDIKKSKVEPQPLTSCRLRGFFNTWKGRLQPSLKNARAKGVNLLEFEVQKVNDKFQNQTQPNDPVVEFDFISDLIDQQICIRCVPVSEVNTDLQDLFAFLKDYLYAVCVGILFCEKDVVKSLVE, encoded by the exons ATGGACTGCCTTGTCTTGAGTAACATAGCCTGTGTGGCTTGTAACCGGTCTGGATTCGCAGATTTTGCCCAAGCTCATCAGCATTTCCTGGAAAGAGCTCACGCCAAGCGATTCCGGAAGAGATCCGAAGATTTGAAGCCGGAATCGCACATGGTGTACTGTCCGG ATGTACGTGGCATCAGCGAGGGCCCGATTCTGGCCTATTTGTCCACTTTGGGACCATTGGCCAGCGTGTATTTTGGATATCGGATGACGCCGAACTTGAGCCAAAAGCAGTTTGCCTTCTTCTTTGTGGAATTCAAATCTGA GCTGGATGCCAAGGCTACTTTGACTGTCAAGAAGCATCTCATCGAGGATCGTCACATCATCGTATTTAAAAAGAACCAGGATCCCAAGCCCAATCAAAATAAGTCGGAAAATATCATCATACCGGAG ATGTTATCCAAGATGGCTGCCATCAATAATCCTAATGATCAAGTCTTGTTGGTGACGCAAATCGCGGAATTAGGCCCTGAATTGACGAAAGGCCGTGCGGAAGTGATTGAAACTTtagaaaaggttttgaaagCGGTGGCCCTCAAATTAGAGGTGCTGGCATTTGGTTCGTCAAAATCAGGCATAAGTTTGAAAGGTGGCGACCTTGATTGTTACATTGATTTTG ATCTCACCGATGATATTTTGAAGAATGCCGGCATATCTTTACAAGATTTGCAAGAttccatttcttttaaaaacaaGAGACTTGAAGTGGAAAAAGGGAAAGCTATTCCAATAGAATTGGAAGGAAATCTACCCAATATCTTGGACGCTAAGAGTCCAAATAGCCGAGAGCTTGTGTTAATGAAATTGTCATTCATCAGCCGAGTTCTGCATCGCAATCGACATTTGTTCGCCAACATCAAGCGcatttttgaagctcaaaCCCCGATCATCAAGTTCGTGCACGTCTCAACAGGCATCCAATGTGATATTAATTGCTCCAATCGAATGGCTTATCTCAACACTCAATTCATCGAAACAATTTTGGGTTGGGACCCAAAATTGCGGCCTCTGCTAATTTTTCTTAAAGTGTGGAGCAAGGAATCAAAATTAATCGGCCCAAGATCCCCGAGGAGTCTCACCAGTTACGCTCTCGTCATTCTTGTTTTAGTCTATTTGCAAAGAGAAAAGTATTTGCCCAAAGTGACGGAATTCAACGAGGCCTGTAATCAGCATGAAGTAGTGGAAGAATGGGATTTTGGGTTCACTCGCGACCTATCTCAAATTAAACCTACCCCTAAAAGTATTCAGTTCGTTCCTGTGCTCATGGGATTCTTTGAATTTTTAAGCACCTTTGATTACGAAAGGGATTTTATTTGCTCCCGAACAGCAGAAGTTCATCCTAAAAGCGAATTGAAACCAAATCAAGTGGTTCCAGAGCCAGAAAGCGCTAACCAATTCATACTATTTGATCCGTTTGAACAAACGagaaacatttgcaaaaatgtgaaaggACCTGGCTTGGCTCATTTCAAGAGAGTCTGcgaacaagcaaaaaaatatcttcaagccCGAGATTGCTTGAAACTGGACGGTTTTTTCACCCTGGAAAATTGTGACTACTGTACAAAACCAAGCGCAGACTTAAAACAAGCTAGAGCCATATCTGTGTCAATGAGGTTTTCAGACGTGAACAATCTCACCTCCATGATTCAAGATGGAGAATGTGACTCAAAGCAAACTGGACATTACATGAGTAAACTTATCCTTAGGATCCTAAAGGACTGTTTGCTCTTAAAGAGTGAAGGATTCGATTCAGAGAGCCGAAATCCTGGAAATCGACTTCGAGCCGCTTTATTTGTGCCACCGGATGCTCCCACAGACTTTGAATTGCACATCCAAATCTCTATTGATCGGAGCGATCAAGATGAGGGAGACATCAAGAAATCAAAGGTCGAACCCCAACCTCTGACCTCTTGTCGTCTTCGTGGGTTCTTCAATACTTGGAAAGGTAGATTGCAACCCAGTCTGAAAAATGCACGAGCCAAAGGTGTCAATCTCCTTGAGTTCGAGGTTCAAAAAGTCAACGATAAATTCCAAAATCAAACGCAACCCAATGATCCAGTTGTGGAATTCGATTTCATATCGGATCTGATTGATCAGCAGATCTGTATCCGATGTGTCCCTGTGTCTGAGGTCAACACGgatcttcaagatcttttcgCCTTTTTGAAGGACTACTTGTACGCAGTGTGTGTTGGCATCTTGTTTTGCGAAAAGGATGTTGTGAAATCGTTGGTCGAgtaa